In a genomic window of Halomonas denitrificans:
- the purE gene encoding 5-(carboxyamino)imidazole ribonucleotide mutase yields the protein MSTTVRVGLIMGSKSDWPTLVKAAELLDELGIGYEAEVVSAHRTPDKMLDYARAAASRGLKVIIAGAGGAAHLPGMVAAATELPVLGVPVKSRALNGLDSLLSIVQMPRGVPVATLAIGESGAANAGLLAASILALGDPALAERYRAWRAAQTDRVLAEPDPRAS from the coding sequence ATGTCCACGACTGTGCGCGTCGGCCTGATCATGGGTTCGAAGAGCGACTGGCCGACCCTGGTCAAGGCCGCCGAATTGCTCGACGAGCTCGGCATCGGCTACGAGGCCGAGGTGGTCTCGGCCCACCGGACCCCGGACAAGATGCTCGACTACGCGCGGGCGGCCGCCTCTCGCGGTCTGAAGGTGATCATTGCCGGGGCCGGCGGCGCGGCGCACCTGCCGGGCATGGTCGCCGCGGCGACGGAACTGCCGGTGCTCGGCGTTCCGGTCAAGTCGCGTGCGTTGAACGGCCTCGATTCACTGCTGTCGATCGTCCAGATGCCGCGCGGCGTTCCCGTCGCGACCCTGGCCATCGGCGAATCCGGTGCCGCGAACGCCGGCTTGCTGGCCGCGTCGATCCTGGCGCTGGGCGACCCGGCCCTGGCCGAGCGCTACCGTGCCTGGCGCGCGGCCCAGACCGACCGCGTACTGGCCGAGCCCGACCCGCGCGCGTCGTGA
- the rnt gene encoding ribonuclease T produces MMDIKVRFRGFLPVVVDVETGGFNAETDALLELAACLIDMDDEGRLVPGDMIMRHVEPFEGANIEQAALEFTGIKPDHPLRMAVPEREALADVFQPIRRRLRETGCKRAILVGHNPSFDLGFLNAAVARVDYKRNPFHPFSSFDTATLGGLAYGQTVLARAVQAAGLDWDSDEAHSARYDTERTARLFCTIVNRWQELGGLDPATLAKG; encoded by the coding sequence ATGATGGATATCAAGGTCCGCTTCCGCGGATTCCTGCCCGTGGTCGTCGACGTCGAGACCGGGGGCTTCAACGCCGAAACCGACGCGCTGCTGGAACTCGCCGCGTGCCTCATCGACATGGACGACGAGGGACGACTGGTGCCGGGCGACATGATCATGCGCCATGTGGAACCCTTCGAGGGCGCGAACATCGAGCAGGCGGCACTGGAATTCACCGGCATCAAGCCCGATCACCCCCTGCGCATGGCCGTGCCGGAGCGCGAGGCCCTGGCCGACGTGTTCCAGCCGATCCGCCGTCGCCTGCGCGAGACCGGCTGCAAGCGTGCGATCCTGGTCGGCCACAATCCCTCCTTCGATCTCGGTTTTCTCAACGCAGCGGTCGCCCGGGTGGACTACAAGCGCAATCCGTTCCATCCGTTTTCCAGCTTCGATACCGCCACCCTCGGCGGACTGGCCTACGGGCAGACCGTGCTCGCTCGCGCGGTGCAGGCGGCGGGCCTCGACTGGGATTCCGACGAGGCCCACTCGGCCCGCTACGACACGGAGCGCACCGCCCGCCTGTTCTGCACCATCGTCAACCGGTGGCAGGAACTGGGCGGCCTTGATCCGGCCACGCTGGCCAAGGGCTGA
- a CDS encoding tetratricopeptide repeat protein, with product MDPQAIEKLIDNGRDGYEARLAAGQARQASGDLDRAIAHFEAATAFKPGNTMAWQALGRARHEQGDDEQARTAWERGLAAAQANGDKQSEKVLAVWLRRLERAASDD from the coding sequence ATGGACCCCCAAGCCATCGAAAAACTGATCGACAACGGGCGCGACGGCTACGAGGCGCGCCTCGCCGCGGGCCAGGCGCGCCAGGCGTCCGGCGACCTGGATCGCGCCATCGCGCACTTCGAGGCCGCCACCGCGTTCAAGCCCGGCAACACCATGGCCTGGCAGGCGCTCGGCCGCGCCCGCCACGAGCAGGGCGACGACGAGCAGGCCAGGACCGCCTGGGAGCGGGGCCTGGCGGCCGCGCAGGCCAACGGCGACAAGCAGTCCGAGAAAGTGCTCGCGGTCTGGCTCAGGCGCCTCGAGCGCGCTGCGTCGGACGATTGA
- a CDS encoding superoxide dismutase [Fe] (SodB; iron binding; present under aerobic and anaerobic conditions; destroys free radicals): protein MSFTLPDLPYAKNALEPHISAETLEYHYGKHHQAYVDKLNNAVEGTPEADKSLEEIIRSASGGTFNNAAQVWNHTFYWNCLSPNGGGAPDGALADAIERDFGSFDNFKEKFSDSAVGNFGSGWTWLVQNEDGTLAIVNTDDADTPLTGSATPLLTCDVWEHAYYIDYRNARPKYIEAFWKLVNWEFVAGRMKG, encoded by the coding sequence ATGTCGTTCACGCTTCCCGACCTTCCCTACGCGAAGAACGCGCTGGAACCGCACATTTCCGCCGAGACCCTGGAGTACCACTACGGCAAGCACCACCAGGCCTACGTCGACAAGCTGAACAACGCGGTCGAGGGCACGCCCGAGGCCGACAAGTCGCTCGAGGAGATCATCCGCAGCGCCTCCGGCGGCACCTTCAACAACGCCGCCCAGGTCTGGAACCACACGTTCTACTGGAACTGCCTGAGCCCCAACGGCGGCGGTGCGCCCGACGGCGCCCTGGCCGACGCGATCGAGCGCGACTTCGGCTCCTTCGACAACTTCAAGGAGAAATTCAGCGACAGTGCCGTGGGCAACTTCGGTTCCGGCTGGACCTGGCTGGTGCAGAACGAGGACGGCACGCTGGCCATCGTCAACACCGACGACGCCGATACCCCGCTGACCGGCTCGGCCACGCCACTGCTGACCTGCGATGTGTGGGAACACGCCTACTACATCGACTACCGCAATGCCCGGCCCAAGTACATCGAGGCCTTCTGGAAGCTGGTCAACTGGGAGTTCGTCGCCGGCCGGATGAAGGGCTGA
- a CDS encoding ABC transporter ATP-binding protein gives MMLHVEDIELGYDGTPVVCGLDFQLEAGEIGCLLGASGCGKTTALRAIAGFEDLSRGVIRIDDRLVSAPGTRVAPERRSVGMVFQDHALFPHLTVEANIGFGLRRLSASRRRERIRELLALTGLTGLDQRYPHELSGGQQQRVALARALAPEPAVLLMDEPFSNLDAGLRRQMGDEIRSLLKARGTATLMVTHDQQEAFALADRIGLMFNGRMLQWDTPYQLYHRPICRYVAAFTGRGSYIRAEVEAGGHEIRHALGMSPLPDEIEAGPGQALELLVRPDDIRPDRNGCPARVVNRQFQGADILYKLELESGERVGALFPSHDNFAEGETVGIVLDADHLVLFDPKQSAAIERTGRPGAPVAG, from the coding sequence ATGATGCTGCACGTCGAGGACATCGAGCTTGGCTATGACGGCACGCCGGTGGTCTGCGGCCTGGATTTCCAGCTCGAGGCCGGCGAGATCGGCTGCCTGCTGGGCGCCTCCGGTTGCGGCAAGACCACCGCGCTTCGCGCGATCGCCGGTTTCGAAGACCTGTCGCGCGGCGTCATCCGGATCGACGACCGCCTCGTCAGCGCGCCGGGGACGCGGGTCGCACCGGAGCGACGCAGCGTCGGCATGGTGTTCCAGGACCACGCCCTGTTCCCGCACCTGACCGTCGAGGCCAACATCGGCTTCGGCCTGCGGCGGCTTTCAGCATCCCGGCGCCGCGAGCGGATCCGCGAATTGCTTGCGCTGACCGGGCTGACCGGACTCGACCAGCGCTACCCGCACGAGCTTTCCGGCGGTCAGCAGCAACGCGTGGCGCTGGCGCGCGCGCTGGCGCCGGAACCCGCCGTGCTGCTGATGGACGAGCCGTTCAGCAATCTCGATGCCGGCCTGCGACGCCAGATGGGCGACGAGATCCGGAGCCTGTTGAAGGCGCGCGGAACCGCGACGCTCATGGTCACGCACGACCAGCAGGAGGCCTTCGCCCTGGCCGACCGCATCGGCCTGATGTTCAACGGCCGGATGCTGCAGTGGGACACGCCCTACCAGCTCTACCATCGGCCGATCTGCCGCTACGTGGCCGCCTTCACCGGCCGCGGCAGCTACATCCGCGCCGAGGTCGAGGCCGGCGGCCACGAGATCCGGCATGCGCTCGGCATGTCGCCGCTGCCCGACGAGATCGAGGCCGGCCCCGGCCAGGCGCTCGAACTGCTGGTCCGGCCCGACGACATCCGTCCGGACCGCAACGGCTGTCCGGCCCGGGTCGTCAATCGCCAGTTCCAGGGCGCCGACATCCTCTACAAGCTCGAACTCGAAAGCGGCGAGCGCGTCGGGGCGTTGTTTCCGAGCCACGACAACTTCGCCGAGGGCGAGACGGTCGGCATCGTGCTCGACGCCGACCACCTGGTGCTGTTCGACCCGAAGCAGTCCGCAGCGATCGAGCGCACCGGTCGGCCCGGCGCACCGGTCGCCGGCTAG
- a CDS encoding cryptochrome/photolyase family protein: MARLCLVTGDQLSAELASLRALDRDQDHVLMAELADEATYVQHHRKKTALIFSAMRHFARLLEDDGYRVFYRRFDPSSEIRSFTDAVRAHLDEHDIEEIVLTWPGEWRVLDMFEGFEREFGLPVTVLEDDRFVSTPAEFAEWAEDRKTLRMEFFYRSMRKRTGLLMDDGEPVGEQWNYDQENRRKWTGEPEAARPMRFTPDDVTREVLDTVGEHFDGFGEIDDFDLPVTTGQARRALAHFVEHALPCFGDFQDALPDDEDWLFHSRLSTSLNLGLLDPIEVCEAAEQAWRDGHAPLNAVEGFIRQIIGWREFIRGVYWLKMPDYAEENFFGVDRDLPGWYWTGDTEMRCLHRAIDATRRNAYAHHIQRLMVTGNFAMLLGVEPRQVADWYLAVYADAYEWVELPNVLGMAIYADGGSFASKPYAASGKYIQRMGDHCANCRYDVGERTGEKSCPFNALYWDFLMRNEDRLSDNGRMTMMYRNVERLKPADKAAITRRANWIRDHIETL, translated from the coding sequence ATGGCACGACTCTGCCTGGTCACCGGCGACCAGCTTTCCGCGGAACTCGCTTCGCTCCGGGCGCTCGATCGCGACCAGGACCATGTGCTGATGGCGGAGCTGGCCGACGAAGCCACCTACGTCCAGCACCACCGCAAGAAGACGGCGCTGATCTTCTCCGCCATGCGCCATTTCGCCCGCCTGCTCGAGGACGACGGATACCGCGTGTTCTACCGGCGCTTCGATCCGTCGTCCGAGATCCGGTCCTTCACCGATGCGGTGCGCGCACACCTCGACGAGCACGACATCGAGGAGATCGTGCTCACCTGGCCGGGCGAGTGGCGCGTGCTCGACATGTTCGAGGGCTTCGAACGTGAATTCGGTCTGCCGGTCACGGTCCTCGAGGACGACCGCTTCGTCAGCACGCCGGCCGAGTTCGCCGAATGGGCCGAGGACCGCAAGACGCTCCGGATGGAGTTCTTCTACCGGTCCATGCGCAAGCGCACCGGCTTGCTGATGGACGACGGCGAGCCGGTCGGCGAGCAGTGGAACTACGACCAGGAGAACCGCAGGAAGTGGACCGGCGAGCCGGAAGCCGCCCGGCCGATGCGGTTCACGCCCGACGACGTCACCCGCGAGGTGCTGGACACGGTCGGCGAACACTTCGACGGCTTCGGCGAGATCGACGACTTCGACCTCCCGGTGACCACCGGCCAGGCGCGACGGGCGCTCGCGCATTTCGTCGAACACGCCCTGCCGTGCTTCGGTGATTTCCAGGACGCACTGCCCGACGACGAAGACTGGCTGTTCCACAGTCGCCTGTCGACCAGCCTGAACCTGGGCCTGCTCGATCCGATCGAGGTCTGCGAGGCTGCCGAGCAGGCCTGGCGCGACGGCCATGCACCGCTGAACGCGGTCGAGGGCTTCATCCGGCAGATCATCGGCTGGCGCGAGTTCATCCGCGGGGTCTACTGGCTGAAGATGCCGGACTACGCGGAGGAGAACTTCTTCGGCGTCGACCGGGACCTGCCCGGCTGGTACTGGACCGGGGACACGGAGATGCGCTGCCTGCATCGGGCGATCGACGCGACCCGTCGCAACGCCTACGCGCATCACATCCAGCGCCTGATGGTGACCGGCAATTTCGCGATGCTGCTCGGCGTCGAGCCGCGCCAGGTCGCCGACTGGTACCTGGCCGTGTATGCGGATGCCTACGAGTGGGTCGAACTACCCAACGTCCTCGGGATGGCGATCTACGCCGACGGCGGAAGCTTCGCGTCCAAGCCCTACGCGGCCAGCGGAAAGTACATCCAGCGCATGGGCGATCACTGCGCGAACTGCCGCTACGACGTCGGCGAGCGGACCGGCGAGAAGTCCTGTCCCTTCAACGCGCTGTACTGGGATTTTCTGATGCGCAACGAGGATCGGCTTTCCGACAACGGCCGGATGACCATGATGTATCGCAACGTCGAGCGCCTGAAGCCCGCCGACAAGGCCGCGATCACCCGCCGCGCGAACTGGATCCGCGACCACATCGAGACGCTCTGA
- the dtd gene encoding D-tyrosyl-tRNA(Tyr) deacylase encodes MIGLLQRVTSAHVEIEGRTVARIERGLLVLVGFRDGDREARIGRFLERLLNYRVFADDAGRMNRSLRDTEGGLLLVPQFTLAADTNSGNRPSFTPAATPEDGRALFDALKREASRAWPGSAFGQFGAHMRVGLTNDGPVTFWLEVD; translated from the coding sequence ATGATCGGACTGCTGCAACGCGTCACGAGCGCGCATGTCGAAATCGAAGGCCGCACCGTCGCCCGGATCGAGCGGGGCCTGCTGGTCCTGGTCGGCTTCCGCGACGGCGACCGCGAAGCGCGCATCGGGCGGTTCCTCGAACGGCTGCTCAACTATCGCGTGTTCGCCGACGACGCGGGCCGGATGAACCGGAGCCTGCGCGATACGGAAGGCGGCTTGCTGCTGGTCCCGCAGTTCACGCTGGCCGCGGACACGAATTCCGGCAACCGCCCCAGCTTCACGCCGGCCGCGACGCCGGAGGACGGACGGGCGTTGTTCGACGCACTGAAGCGGGAAGCCAGCCGGGCCTGGCCGGGCTCCGCGTTCGGCCAGTTCGGCGCCCACATGCGGGTCGGCCTGACCAACGACGGCCCGGTGACCTTCTGGCTGGAAGTGGATTGA
- a CDS encoding 5-(carboxyamino)imidazole ribonucleotide synthase, with the protein MTSSAPPAATVGILGGGQLARMLAEAGHPLGLAFRVVDPKPGASASRVTEQVVADYDSTDALAALADCDVVTCDFENVPADALAALEARVPVRPSARALAAAQDRWVEKNRFQALDMATAEFARVDSRPELLEAIDRIGLPAVLKTRRMGYDGKGQFVLKTAEDLEPAWQALGDRPLILEQWVPFDHECSITVVRGTDGAKRFYPLTRTWHADGILRLAVAPCPAADRLRAEAERMAGALADDLDYVGCLTLELFADGDRLLANEFAPRAHNSAHWTIEGARCSQFENHLRAVCGWPLGDPGLREGISVMFNFIGDLPDRSVWLAVDGLAWHDYGKTARSGRKVGHATLSAPDVGSLKALRAGLDGELSATVREALDSILS; encoded by the coding sequence GTGACGTCCTCGGCGCCTCCGGCCGCGACCGTCGGCATTCTCGGCGGCGGGCAACTGGCGCGGATGCTGGCCGAGGCCGGCCATCCGCTGGGGCTCGCGTTCCGGGTGGTCGACCCCAAGCCCGGCGCCAGCGCCTCCCGGGTCACGGAGCAGGTCGTCGCCGATTACGACAGCACCGACGCGCTGGCGGCGCTGGCCGACTGCGACGTGGTGACCTGCGACTTCGAGAACGTGCCCGCCGATGCGCTGGCCGCGCTCGAAGCGCGGGTCCCGGTCCGTCCCTCGGCGCGGGCGCTCGCGGCCGCGCAGGATCGCTGGGTCGAGAAGAACCGCTTCCAGGCGCTGGACATGGCGACCGCCGAGTTCGCCCGGGTCGACTCCCGCCCGGAACTGCTGGAGGCGATCGACCGGATCGGCCTGCCGGCGGTGCTGAAGACCCGGCGGATGGGCTACGACGGCAAGGGCCAGTTCGTGCTCAAGACCGCCGAGGACCTCGAACCCGCCTGGCAGGCCCTGGGCGACCGCCCGCTGATCCTCGAGCAGTGGGTGCCCTTCGACCACGAATGCTCGATCACCGTGGTCCGGGGCACCGACGGTGCGAAACGCTTCTACCCGCTGACTCGCACCTGGCACGCCGACGGCATCCTGCGCCTGGCCGTGGCGCCTTGCCCGGCCGCCGACCGCCTCCGCGCCGAGGCCGAGCGGATGGCCGGCGCGCTGGCCGACGATCTCGATTACGTCGGCTGCCTGACGCTGGAACTGTTCGCCGACGGCGACCGCCTGCTGGCCAACGAGTTCGCGCCGCGAGCCCACAACTCGGCCCACTGGACCATCGAGGGCGCGCGCTGCTCGCAGTTCGAGAACCACCTGCGCGCGGTCTGCGGCTGGCCGCTGGGCGACCCCGGGCTGCGCGAAGGCATCAGCGTCATGTTCAACTTCATCGGCGATCTGCCCGACCGGTCGGTCTGGCTGGCCGTCGACGGCCTGGCCTGGCACGACTACGGCAAGACGGCGCGGTCCGGACGCAAGGTCGGCCACGCCACCCTCAGCGCTCCGGATGTCGGATCGCTGAAGGCCCTGCGTGCGGGACTGGACGGAGAACTCTCGGCGACCGTGCGCGAGGCGCTGGATTCGATCCTTTCCTGA
- a CDS encoding DUF4124 domain-containing protein has protein sequence MLDPTRSLRTLVSVPVSLFASGVAALLLIGIAPFADAQQIYKTVDEDGNVVYTDRKPSDDAEPIPLPELTVVDPVDIGDPSAARNTESPEFEPFEFSIVSPLADEIIVNTAYRLDVELEIDSELPNGAEIVYRVDGEEKLVSRETSVTLEGIERGPHEVSAEIRLRDGRVIGVAEPVGFFMRQHSALYNRPG, from the coding sequence ATGCTCGACCCAACTCGATCCCTTCGCACGCTCGTTTCCGTGCCCGTATCCCTGTTCGCGTCCGGCGTCGCAGCCCTGCTGCTGATCGGGATCGCCCCGTTCGCCGACGCGCAGCAGATCTACAAGACCGTCGACGAGGACGGCAACGTGGTCTACACCGACCGCAAGCCGTCCGACGACGCAGAGCCGATCCCGCTGCCGGAGTTGACCGTGGTCGACCCGGTCGACATCGGCGACCCGTCGGCCGCGCGCAACACCGAATCGCCCGAGTTCGAACCCTTCGAGTTCTCGATCGTCTCCCCGCTGGCCGACGAGATCATCGTCAACACCGCCTACCGGCTCGACGTCGAGCTCGAGATCGACAGCGAGCTCCCGAACGGGGCCGAGATCGTCTACCGCGTCGACGGCGAGGAAAAGCTGGTCAGCCGCGAGACGTCGGTCACCCTCGAAGGCATCGAGCGGGGGCCGCACGAAGTGTCGGCGGAAATCCGCCTCCGCGACGGCCGGGTGATCGGCGTGGCCGAGCCGGTCGGGTTCTTCATGCGGCAGCATTCCGCGCTCTACAACCGGCCGGGCTGA
- a CDS encoding hydantoinase B/oxoprolinase family protein encodes MARQPERFDPDDRIELAVFESRLAALCETMGAVLRRAAFSPNIRDRLDFSCALFDAGGELLAQATHIPVHLGSMAWAMRDLVHRFDWAPGHRLLLNDPYAGGTHLPDVTLIAPVFIDDDLVGFVANRAHHADIGSETPGSMPLSRSLEDEGVLISPTWLYRDGRRDDAVFESICEPMRNPALAAADFQAQVAASADGERALGRLVADYGIDRFGALCDGLNAYAERLARASLDALPVGTYRAEDAMDDDGAGGPGPVIRVRVDVVDAADGGRSLRMDFDGTDGAVAGNLNCPMSVTAAAAFYVVRCLLPDETPSCAGALAPLQLVAPAGCLVHAQAPSATAAGNVETSQRIVDVLLRALADALPERIPAASQGTMNNVGLGASDWSYYETLAGGCGASAACAGRSATHSHMTNTLNTPAEVLESHFPLRLVEYRVRRDSGGRGRRAGGDGLVRTFEFLETTDVTLITERRGEGPWGLDGGSAGAPGENRLDGERLPAKVGLRAEAGQRLTILTPGGGGFGAAEA; translated from the coding sequence ATGGCGCGGCAACCCGAGCGATTCGACCCCGACGACCGGATCGAACTGGCGGTGTTCGAAAGTCGTCTCGCGGCGCTTTGCGAGACGATGGGCGCGGTGCTCCGCCGCGCCGCGTTCTCGCCCAACATCCGCGACCGGCTGGACTTCTCCTGCGCGCTGTTCGACGCCGGCGGCGAGCTTCTCGCCCAGGCCACGCACATCCCGGTCCACCTCGGGTCCATGGCCTGGGCGATGCGCGACCTCGTCCACCGCTTCGACTGGGCGCCGGGCCACCGGCTGCTGCTCAACGACCCCTACGCCGGCGGCACGCACCTGCCCGACGTGACGTTGATTGCACCGGTGTTCATCGATGACGACCTGGTGGGATTCGTCGCCAATCGCGCCCATCATGCCGATATCGGCTCCGAAACACCGGGATCCATGCCGCTCAGCCGCTCGCTCGAGGACGAGGGCGTGCTGATCTCGCCGACCTGGCTCTACCGCGACGGTCGTCGCGACGACGCGGTGTTCGAATCGATCTGCGAGCCGATGCGAAACCCTGCGCTCGCCGCGGCCGATTTCCAGGCCCAGGTCGCGGCCTCGGCCGACGGCGAGCGGGCGCTGGGTCGCCTGGTCGCGGACTACGGCATCGACCGATTCGGCGCGCTGTGCGACGGGCTGAACGCCTACGCCGAACGGCTGGCCCGCGCCTCCCTCGACGCTCTGCCGGTCGGGACCTATCGAGCCGAGGACGCGATGGACGACGACGGTGCGGGCGGGCCCGGCCCGGTGATCCGCGTGCGGGTCGATGTCGTCGATGCGGCGGACGGCGGGCGAAGCCTCAGGATGGACTTCGACGGCACCGACGGTGCGGTGGCCGGAAACCTGAACTGCCCGATGAGCGTGACCGCGGCGGCGGCGTTCTACGTCGTTCGCTGCCTGCTGCCCGACGAGACGCCGTCCTGCGCGGGGGCGCTGGCGCCGCTGCAGCTGGTCGCGCCGGCGGGGTGCCTGGTCCACGCGCAGGCGCCGTCGGCCACCGCGGCGGGCAACGTCGAAACCAGCCAGCGCATCGTCGACGTGCTGCTTCGGGCGCTGGCCGATGCGCTCCCGGAACGGATTCCCGCCGCCAGCCAGGGCACGATGAACAACGTCGGCCTGGGCGCCTCGGACTGGAGCTACTACGAGACCCTGGCCGGCGGTTGCGGGGCCAGCGCGGCCTGCGCCGGTCGCTCGGCCACCCACAGCCACATGACCAACACCCTGAACACGCCGGCGGAGGTGCTGGAGAGTCATTTTCCGCTGCGCCTGGTCGAATACCGCGTGCGCCGCGACAGCGGCGGCCGGGGCCGTCGTGCGGGCGGCGACGGACTGGTCCGGACCTTCGAGTTCCTGGAGACCACCGACGTGACCCTGATCACCGAGCGCCGTGGGGAAGGTCCCTGGGGGCTCGACGGCGGTTCAGCCGGCGCGCCGGGCGAGAACCGGCTCGACGGTGAGCGTCTGCCGGCGAAGGTCGGACTGCGGGCCGAGGCCGGCCAGCGACTGACGATCCTGACGCCGGGCGGTGGCGGCTTCGGTGCGGCGGAGGCGTGA
- a CDS encoding TraB/GumN family protein, translated as MSIRYQIGGATGMLRRLVRPNRRRRHERWNAVAPALLASFLALILVSAPQPAASQVFWTVETPDGKLGWLLGTIHTEDPRVLDFPPALQQALDDADRVALELVPDAAMLAALSEAMLLPRGERLSEVLSPALYADVLAVLDDYGLDAPAVERMRPWAVAMTLALPPPETGLFMDMALAFRAARLGAEVEALETLDEQLAFLTGLGREAHIEMLELAVADSDGGRALFEALIQAYLARDSERLRALAERELERMGPEIRARFEAEGIVARNRRMAERAAPLYDRGGTLVAVGALHLPGEYGLVELLRSRGYVVEPVY; from the coding sequence GTGAGCATACGCTACCAGATCGGAGGCGCCACCGGCATGCTGCGGAGACTCGTACGACCGAATCGACGGAGGCGACACGAGCGCTGGAACGCGGTCGCTCCGGCCCTGCTCGCATCGTTTCTCGCGCTCATCCTGGTTTCGGCGCCGCAACCTGCCGCCTCGCAGGTGTTCTGGACGGTCGAAACGCCGGACGGCAAGCTCGGCTGGCTGCTCGGCACGATCCACACGGAAGATCCCCGCGTCCTCGATTTCCCGCCGGCTCTGCAGCAGGCCCTGGACGACGCCGACCGGGTCGCGCTGGAACTCGTGCCCGATGCCGCCATGCTCGCCGCGCTGAGCGAGGCGATGCTGCTGCCGCGCGGCGAACGCCTGTCGGAGGTGCTCAGCCCGGCGCTCTACGCCGACGTGCTCGCGGTCCTGGACGACTACGGGCTGGATGCCCCGGCGGTGGAGCGAATGCGTCCCTGGGCGGTGGCGATGACGCTCGCCCTGCCGCCGCCGGAGACCGGGCTGTTCATGGACATGGCCCTGGCCTTCCGGGCCGCGCGGCTCGGGGCCGAGGTCGAGGCGCTGGAGACGCTGGACGAGCAGCTCGCATTCCTGACCGGTCTGGGTCGCGAAGCGCACATCGAGATGCTCGAACTGGCGGTGGCCGACAGCGACGGCGGTCGCGCGCTGTTCGAGGCGCTGATTCAGGCCTACCTCGCGCGCGACAGCGAGCGCTTGCGCGCACTCGCCGAGCGCGAGCTCGAGCGCATGGGCCCGGAGATCCGCGCGCGCTTCGAGGCCGAGGGCATCGTCGCGCGAAATCGCCGCATGGCGGAACGTGCCGCGCCGCTCTACGACCGGGGCGGCACCCTGGTCGCGGTCGGCGCCCTGCACCTGCCGGGCGAGTACGGCCTCGTCGAGCTTCTCCGCTCGCGCGGCTACGTCGTCGAGCCCGTCTACTGA
- a CDS encoding aspartate aminotransferase family protein, producing the protein MNTYARMPIAFERGDGAWLFDEHGTRYLDAVSGIAVCSLGHADPVLAEAICDQVRTLVHTANLGHIRLQERLAERLCALSGMDRAFITNTGAEAIECALKIARRHGFERGIECPRILVVDGAFHGRTLGAISASAPGKLQHGFAPLVDGFVRVPFGDAPAAAAALAADPTIVAVLLEPIQGEGGVRIPPDGYLAALRSACDEHAALLMLDEIQTGLCRTGAWFAHQHEPDCRPDVLTSAKALGNGVPVAACVARGGAADVLTPGSHGTTYGGSPLACRTALTVLERMEALDLNARSHELGRALVDRLRERLNGCARVVDIRGRGLMIGVELVDSAMDVRDHALERQVLINVTHERVIRLLPPLIIDREQAMTIADTVADGIVDPDVGARVGAGNKDVAR; encoded by the coding sequence ATGAACACCTACGCGCGGATGCCCATCGCGTTCGAGCGCGGCGACGGCGCCTGGCTGTTCGACGAGCACGGCACCCGCTACCTCGATGCGGTCAGCGGCATCGCCGTGTGCAGCCTCGGCCATGCCGACCCGGTGCTCGCCGAAGCGATCTGCGACCAGGTCCGGACCCTGGTCCACACCGCCAATCTCGGGCACATCCGCCTGCAGGAGCGGCTGGCCGAACGGCTCTGCGCGCTCAGCGGCATGGACCGAGCGTTCATCACCAACACGGGTGCCGAGGCGATCGAGTGCGCGCTGAAGATCGCTCGTCGCCACGGCTTCGAGCGCGGCATCGAATGCCCGCGAATCCTGGTCGTCGACGGCGCCTTCCACGGTCGCACGCTGGGCGCGATCAGCGCTTCGGCGCCCGGCAAGCTGCAGCACGGCTTCGCCCCGCTGGTCGACGGCTTCGTCCGGGTACCGTTCGGCGATGCGCCGGCCGCCGCCGCGGCATTGGCCGCCGACCCGACGATCGTGGCCGTGCTGCTCGAGCCGATCCAGGGCGAGGGCGGTGTCAGGATCCCGCCCGACGGATACCTCGCCGCGTTGCGCAGCGCCTGCGACGAACACGCGGCGCTGCTGATGCTCGACGAGATCCAGACCGGCCTGTGCCGGACCGGCGCATGGTTCGCCCACCAGCACGAGCCGGATTGCCGGCCCGACGTGCTGACGTCGGCCAAGGCCCTCGGCAACGGCGTTCCCGTCGCCGCCTGCGTGGCCCGCGGAGGGGCCGCGGACGTGCTCACGCCGGGCAGTCACGGCACGACCTACGGCGGCAGTCCCCTGGCCTGCCGCACCGCGCTCACGGTGCTGGAGCGGATGGAGGCGCTGGACCTGAACGCACGGTCGCACGAGCTCGGCCGGGCCCTCGTCGACCGCCTGCGCGAACGCCTGAACGGCTGCGCGCGGGTCGTCGACATCCGCGGCCGCGGCCTGATGATCGGGGTCGAGCTGGTCGACAGCGCGATGGACGTGCGCGACCACGCGCTCGAGCGGCAGGTGCTGATCAACGTGACCCACGAGCGCGTGATCCGCCTGCTGCCGCCGCTGATCATCGACCGGGAGCAGGCGATGACGATCGCCGACACGGTCGCCGACGGCATCGTCGACCCCGACGTCGGTGCGCGCGTCGGTGCAGGCAACAAGGACGTCGCTCGATGA